The Phaseolus vulgaris cultivar G19833 chromosome 5, P. vulgaris v2.0, whole genome shotgun sequence genomic interval GTAATCCAAAGCCATTCTTCTCAAGGCCATACCATCTATACGATCAAGTGCATCGTCTGAGCTTGTTACCACCATCAGTTGAATGTCTCCATTGGCTATCATGTCACCAGCATGAGGCCTCCCTTCATGCAACTTCAACACTGGCTCCGCAGGGATATTAGCTAAATTAAGAACATGAGCAGTTCCACTGGTAGCAACAATCCGGAAACCATTCTCAACGAAAGCCTTCGCTATCTTCTGAAGATGCGGCTTTGTTAAGTCGTTCAAGCTAAGGAACACAGTACCAGAAAGTGGTAACTTTTGGCCAGCAGCAATTTGGGCCTTAGCAAATGCAATATTATATGAAGGGTCGATACCCATGACCTCACCGGTACTTCGCATCTCGGGACTTAAAAACACATCACAGCCTGGGAACTTTGAAAAAGGAAGAACTGCTTCCTTGACTGACACATATTTAGGGATGACCTCTTTTGTAAACTGTAAATCATTGAGAGTCTTTCCGGACATGACAAGGGAAGCATATTTAGCCAATGGGTGGCCAATTGCCTTGGATACAAATGGAACTGTCCGAGAAGCTCGAGGGTTGGCCTCAAGCAAAAATACATCCCCTGATGGAGTTATTGCATACTGACAATTCATGAGCCCACATACATTCAATCGTTTAGCCAAGTTAACAGTCCACGACCTGATTGTCTCCAAGCAAGTTGATGGAACAGTTCTGGTCGGAATAGAGCAGGCAGAGTCACCAGAATGTATCCCAGCCTGTTCAATGTGCTCCATTATCCCACCAATGACCACATTGCCTTGTGAGTCAGCCAGTGCATCAACATCAATCTCACAGGCATCAGACAAATACTTGTCAATTAATACAGGGCGTTCTGGATCCACCTCAACAGCATTTTCAAGGTATTTCACCAGTTTATCATCACTATACACAATCTCCATTGCTCGACCACCCAAAACATAAGAAGGGCGGACAACAACTGGATATCCAATGTCTGCTGCAATGGCAAGCGCATCAGTTTCACTCCTTGCAATTCCACCTTTAGGGTGTTCAATCTTTAGGTCATGAAGCATCACATTGAACCTCTCTCTGTCCTCGGCAATATCTATGGAATCAGGAGATGTTCCCCAAATACGTACATGACCAACACCACTAGCACAGATAGGTTTTAGTTCATCTAGGTATTGTTGTAAGGGGAGAGATAACTTCAATGGTGTTTGACCTCCAAATTGTACAATGATACCATCAGGCCTTTCCAAATCAATAATGTTCAAAACATCTTCAACAGTCAAGGGTTCAAAGTATAGTCGATCACTAGTGTCATAGTCTGTGGAGACTGTCTCTGGGTTTGAGTTCACCATGATTGTCTCATATCCTGCATCCTACAAAATAGACAAGAGTGAAATATGGTAAGAAAGAAGAAACTGCACACAAATCAGAATAACCACCTAGCTGGCCAACTGTAAACAAAACATGGAcggttgaatatttttttaaatcaaacgCCAAGCTGATCTTAGACAGGGacacaatttaaattttaaactcaACATTTCATTATTAAGGCGGAATATTAGAATTGGATCACTATGAAGCAGCAACAGGACCATTTGCACCCTAATTAAAACTGTTCAAAGAAAAAAGACCTGGAATCTAATACAATTAACAAAATAGAGAAGAAAACAAACCTGCAGAGCAAAGGATGCATGACAACAACAGTAATCAAACTCAATCCCTTGACCAATTCTATTTGGTCCTCCACCCAAAATTAAGACCTTCTTTCTTGTAGTGGGAGCCGATTCACATTCAAAATCATAAGAAGAATACATATAAGGAGTATTAGCCTCAAATTCTGCTGCACATGTATCAACTCGCTTATATGCTGGAGTAACACCCAGAGACAATCGCCTATTGCGTACTTCTTTCTCAGAAGATTTAGTTGCAAATGCTATCTGCTTATCACTAAACCCTcttctcttcacctcaaagaaatcaACATTGGTCAAATCAGACAAATTGTGTGACAGCAAGAAACTTTCCACGTCAACCAGCTCCTTGAGCTGTGTGAGAAACCATTTGTCAATGAAACTCAGCTCAAAGATTTCATCAATCTGCATCCCTCGTTTCATTGCAGCATAGATGGCATGGATGCGCTCTGGGTTAGGAACTCGGAGGTTATACTTCAATTGCTCCAAGTCATAGTTCAACTCTTTAACCTGTGCACACCCCCATCCTGAGTATCCATGTTCTAGAGAACGTACTGCTTTTTGAAATGACTCTTGGAAAGTTCTCCCTACTGCCATTGCCTCTCCAACTGATTTCATCTGTGTCGTCAATATTGGCTGAGAACCAGGAAACTTCTCAAAAGCAAATCGAGGAATCTGCACCACAAAATCACATGACAAAAGTAAATCCATTTTTTCCCCAAAATGTTGCAGACAAAATACAAATTTGGTATGATATATATTGTCATTGACAAATTGTGTAATATTCACATGCCCTGCTCCATAACATTAATGTTAGTTGGTCATATTGTAAACtcaataacttttaattacatGAGCAGTTGACTCATTACCTaaacagaatttaaaatataaaaaaaaaaacatacgaCCAAGCCACATCGGTGAGTATTTATATTTGATGATGGCAACATCAACGACCAAGTTGCTTACCTTAGTAACCACATAATCAATAGATGGCTCAAAGCTAGCAGGTGTCTTCTTTGTAATATCATTTGGAATTTGATCCAAAGAATACCCCACAGACAACTTCGCCGCCATCTTTGCAATGGGAAACCCAGTAGCCTTAGACGCCAAAGCTGAAGACCTGGAAACTCTGGGGTTCATCTCAATGACCATCACCTCACCATCCTCAGGATTAACCGCAAACTGCACATTAGACCCTCCACACTCCACTCCGATTTCTCTAATTATAGCAATTGAATAATCCCTCAGCCGCTGGTACTCCTTATCCGTCAGAGTCTGCGCCGGAGCAACCGTAATCGAATCGCCGGTGTGAACCCCCATGGGGTCAATATTCTCAATAGAACAAATGATAACAACGTTGTCAGCCAAATCCCTCATAACCTCAAGCTCATACTCCTTCCACCCCAGCAGAGACTTCTCAATCAAAACCTGGGTGGTCAAGCTAGCAGCAAGCCCAGCCTTGCAAATCTCCAACAAATCCTCACGATTGTACGCAATTCCGCCGCCGGTTCCGCCAAGGGTGAACGCCGGCCGCACAATGAGCGGATACTCGCCGATATCGTTGGCGATGCTGAGGCACTCATCCAGCGTGGTGCCAATGCCGGAGGGAGGGGTCTTAATTCCAATGTTCTCCATGGCCTGTTTGAAGAGCTCTCTATCCTCAGCCTTCTTGATTGCCTCGAGCTTCGCGCCGATGAGTTCAACGCCGTATTTCTCGAGCGCGCCGCTCTCAGCGAGGGCCACGGCGAGGTTGAGTGCGGTCTGGCCGCCCATGGTGGGGAGGAGCGCGTCGGGCCGCTCGGACTCGAGGACGCGCTCGACGAGCTCCGGCGTCATGGGAGTGATGTAGGTGCGGTCGGCGGTTTCAGGATCGGTCATGATTGTGGCAGGGTTCGAGTTTATGAGAACCACTTCGTAACCTTCTTCGCGCAAGGCTTTACACGCTTGCGTTCCGGAGTAGTCGAACTCGCACGCTTGGCCGATTACTATGGGGCCCGCGCCGAGAATCAGGATCTTCTTGATGTCTGTTCGCTTCCCGACTATGGAGGCGGGTTCCGCAACGGCGACGGTGGAGCATCGAACCGGAAGCGTTGGTTTGACGCGCGAGGAAGGGCATGCGCGGAGGGTTTTGGGAAGCGCGTGGTTTTGGGGTAGAGGTTTAGGCGATGTGAGGAGAGCGGAGGAACGCGAAGGAGAGTTTGGAAGGGAAGGGAGGAGTGGGAGCTTGGGGAAGTGAGATATGCAATACGCCATTGGCATTGTTGAAGAAGAAAGTGCAACTGAAACTGAAACTGAAACTGAACGGGTTTAGGGTTTCAGTGCTCCTTTTAATGGGTGGAAGATGCTCCTCCGTCCCCGTCACCTTTCTCAAATGCCTCTGTAGGGTTCGCCCCCAATACAAAAGGAGAATCACAtcaaaattttatcatttttttttccttttttgttttgttttctacCGCGACTCCTTCGCCTCGGGGAACTAAAAACACTGTCGCCAAAAGGACCAGttttgattaattattatttttaaattaatacaaatgttgataaaatatattatttacgatatatttaattttatataatttattcctatatataaaaagatttttaactgttgcaatttttttcctatttcatattttgttttaataatatattttagtattttgaacaatttataatttcaaaaattaataaaatagtttttaattttgaaattttattttatttgatgtcATTTAACTCGTAGGTTACGATGCACAGACATTTCTCTTAAATGGACGTATCCGTGTCGGACATACGTATCGGTGTCGACACTCATATGACACTTATTGGtaaagtgttcaattcaaaaaatatttgttggatttttgaaaattataatacagttttaacacaattttaaaaggtataaataaaataatattttaaaaactcaaattttttgaataaatttttattatgattataaaaataaggaacaaattcttttgaaccagtcatgaaaaatatcttcgtgttcccaaaagaatctgaaacatacttttacacataaatatttattttcaatttatataatttaaaaaaattatataatatatagatgtgtgtccccgtatcctacattttattATACGTATCTCCGTGTCCGTATCCGTGTCGTGTCAGTGTTTGTATTCGTATTTGTGCTACATAGCTCATAGGAGAGTGAAAAGAGATTagtaagttatttttttttgtttaaagtgatctcattttctattaaataaaaaaatcatattttattttattttgttttaaatttttttcctaCTTTATTCttacttcatattttattttattaatttattttggttatttggatattttataatttcaaaagttaataaagtagttttttaattttaatttttttatttatttgttgtcaTTTAACTGGTGGGAGAGTAGAGAGATTAATAagttacttttatattttaaagtgatctcattttctattaaataaaaaatttaagatatttttctaaattcttTTTCTACTTTATCCttacttcatattttattttattaaattattttggttatttggatattttgtaatttcagaagttaataaaacagtttttaatttttaatttttattttatttgttgtcatTTAACTTGTAGGAGAGTGGAGAGATCAGTATTTTACTGATCTGTTTTAAAGTGATCtctttttctattaaataaaaaattcaagatATTCACTAAATTCttattctattttatccttacttcATTAGTTTAGTTTTTATGCTAGGATGTTATGTTGAAATGCACTTGAATTTGTTGTGCTTAATTTTAACGatgattaataattatttttattgtatatttttgtcctatattttttgtttaaggTTACGTCTTTCATGGTTTATTTTGTAGGTTTTGGTGGAAGCAATTGctttaacaaaatatattacattaattttaacgatgattaataattattcttattatatgtttttatcttatatttttgtgtaaggttgcgtttttctttgattatttTGTAGGTTTTGACGGAAACAATTACTTTGTCAAGAACAAAAGATATGACATTAATGTGTCTGCCACCTAAAATCGTTGCGATTTGTTATGTCGAGCTTTCTATGGAAGAACGAGAATTGTGTGACCaggagaaagagaaaataaaggaTTTGTTGAGAAGAAGTTTTATCTATGAGAATAAGACTTCGCCAAATCTGTCATGATTTGAAATTGTGTAAATTCGAGTCACAACGCAACCTTACAATTAGTAAAGGTATAATTTTGACTTACAAATATTTACTCAATAGTTTCCTCAACTTGATCCATTCAGTGGTTCACTTAGGTTTCTCATGTATTCTCTTTCAGTGCCATAATTTATTCAACCtgaatttagtttaaaaaaaacattataatacTTAGCAATGATAATAAggtcattttttaaaaattttgatAAGAGTATGcatgtaataaaataataaataaaatttataatttttaaaaacttaaaaaattatgaatgacGTGTTTTATGCAGAATTACAAAGGATCATTTAAAGGTAAATTATGTTTTCtatttcaataatataaatttacttAATAATCTttacaatttaattaataaagatatttattaagaataattttatttcctttttaatGTCAAGAAAGACAAAAGACATCtggaatattaatttttatttagtctTCCAAGAAGAATTCATTATTGTAAAATCATAAAACATATGCATATACACAAATTGgtgtttaaaaaatacaaatacataaGTTTATATTTCATTTCAATAAATATGAATACACATATagttatgataaaaataaaaaatacggatatacataatgataatgatattttttattcataatgtactataaatttatattgataatataaatttatattgataatataaatttatattgataatataaatttatattgataatataaatttatattgataatataaatgtattAGTTATAACATTGTTTATTaagttttaatattaaacataaatagaatgaaaaaataaaaattgttagtAATTGATAATcaaaatcttttattttatatttttgcttAAAATGTTTTGGTTTCTCTCTTTTCTTGCAAGTCTTCCATATATTTGATGAGAGACCAACAAAGTTTTGAAGATAACTTTTTTATACCCCTTTGGTCTTTCTGCGACCAacatatgaaatattaaaaataagaactAATAACTTCAACgtgtttttgttatattttcaaatatatttttaaatataatagtttttcaaaaggataattaattttatattattacttaTGTCACTTatcctaaaaaaataaatatggaaCTTCAACTTATATTCACTTGGACATTCTCTATTACTCATGGTTTTCTTGTGTTGTGCTTTTAGTTACTTGTCGAATTTTTCGTTTAAAactaactatttattttattcatatgaGACATATAGTTTCACATAGTTTAGCAAGATAACTTTCAATTATcgacaagagaaaaaaaagaattgtAATTATCCTAAACAATTTTCTCGAATCTTTAAATTATTAAGTATATATTTTCGCTTTGTAGACTGCTGATTTTGTGTGATTTGGCTCAATCAAGGATGGTTCATGATGTGCAAAGGCCATGGGCTCATGATTGTGACAGTGGGGAGTGGAGATAACTCATTTTGGACTCAccattttaatttgtaaattctataaaaatatataagtcaAATGTAATAcatttgaaaactattttattataaaaatagacattttcttcattttttattaaaactgtaaatatatatattacaattttaaatttagaatttgGTTCAacataaacaataaatatatttaatttaaaaattaaaatagattgaATTTATCATataaacttttaattatttttataaaaaaatttgttcataacactacaagaaaacaaggATCTAGTGGGCCAAAAACGGACGCAGGTTGCGTGGGCCAAtgctttaaccactacaccaaaaAGTTCTTTTGTCATAATATGatctttattatacttattattattaatgtgagGCGCGTGAAACACGCAAGCCGACGTATATGCGTGGGCTGTGGCTGACGCAAATtggatttagaaaaaaataaaattcataagtGCGTCTATTTTGCGTCAAATACTATTTTGTGTGGATTTTGTGCCGTTTTATCCGACGATATTAGCGTCCGTTGCTGGCTCACACAAATATTTGGAAGCTAATAGCTTGTTTTCTTGTAATGTAAGAAGATTTGttcacattattattatttgttataatatttataagcaataaaattcaaactttaaaaaaaatagaatggttatatgaattattaatttatttaatttatatatagagagacacacatataaaatttataacaaaGTCACATATTTTACTTAAGCTATACACCTTTTGACAGATATTAATTTGACAATGTTACCTCATATTTATCGGATACATTTTCCTTTTTAGCTTAGAAATTCAACCATATAAGACACACATGACCTATACAGGTGTTAATTAAGCATCCCAACCCACTGCAGTTGAGCAAGAACCCTCCAATGGTGTGAATGACTGCTGCTACAGTATTCAGACATCATCCAAGTAACATATATATTTCCTAATGTTTTTATAAAACACTTTTAACATAATTATCATtaatttactttaaatattattaagatactaaattaatattttttatcaataattttttagaatttCTCTTCTCACTATTCTTTTATACAAAATCATACTCATTGTTCTCAAATGAGGTTGAAATCAAGAGAACAATTGCACTATTACTCGGTCGGTTGAACTCCTTTCTCTTGGACAAACTCGAGCTACTCCCACTCTTTCACTCCTCTCCCTTTCCTTGAATTCCGAACTTAAATGATATTTGCAAAAGACACTCTGACGaacttttatataattattgtagACCCTTTGTCGTTAATAAAcctaataaaaacatattaacaAACGTTGAGTTATTAATCAACTTCGTTATTGATCATGTCTGTCAGTCTAAACCAGATACCAAATCTCATATTCGATCGTACGGATCCTATCGCTACAATCATAATACTTActataactaaaaatattattctaatTTAAAAGGTTATAAATTTCAACAAATTCCAAAATGAAGTGACATATTTTTTAAGGAGGGACTGAAATTATACTGATACATACAACCATTCAAGATGAACCCAAATTGAAGTTAACAAGTTCATAACACAAAAACATAAAAGTAACATAAGAATTTATACTAGGTTGGTCGTAACTTTGTGATCTTTGTTTCACCGCAGGGTTGACAGTTATCTATCTTGAGGTTGTTCTTATAGGCTGCATAAGCAACTAAGTTAACAAGGAAAAGAACAACTAAGACAACAATATTGATCATAGAGACCTTCCTCCAACTTTTTTTTAGTGTAGCCAGCACACCAGCCTTGCAAGAGTCACATTCATAGCAAAGCAAGTTTTGGTCATTGCTCCACCTACTGCAGTCTGTGTTGCTTCCCACAACTCCTTCTTCTGATCTCCACACTGTCTCGTTCTCATATTTGAAACCACACTCTGTTGGGGGCTTGCAGCATCCAGACTTCAATCaaacacaaaattatataaaataaatttactcATTCTTAAATTAATCTAATTGCTGTGACATGTCTTCTAAacatatttcaataattatgtttttaataattgtgttggagattccacatcgactagagattaagatatttcattgtatataaattgGTGCAAATCTCAAtcttatgagccggttttatgaggttgagttaggcttaaagtccactttgtaatatggtatcagagtcatttcaagtctatcctaACGAGTATTTATTGGATTTATCAAACCACCCGCTATGGGGCAGTTATCGAATCACCTAtcatatgttatcccacgcatgAGATCACTTTCGGCGTGATGaaatgtgttggagatctcacatcgacaaGAGATGAagatattttattgtatataaatgaGTGCGAACTTCAACCTTATGAATCGGTTTCATGGGATGAGTTAAACTTTAAGTCTCtttctaataataattaaatcataaaatgataaatttaaaaaaaaaagttgtttgtgCATTTATCCACCAATTAAAGCAAAACAAGTTGAGAGGATATGGTAGGAAATTGGTCAATTCATTATAAAAGCTGGAAACTTTGTGAGGAGGACTAGCAACAACTCTATTGTCATGTCGTTGAGCCTTCATAAACTCACTTTTGCCAgcattaaattatatactaaaataatatttaggattctctttcttttttcctcattcaaaataacatttttttctctctttcaacttttatatatatatatatatatatatcttttttattatttatgatatgATCAAATAtggttttttggtttttaataccaaattgatttttttttctagtccAAATcttatatcttttatatttataataaaaaaactattgaaataaattattattaatattttaaaaaaatatttttaacattaattatattataatatttacgtaaaatattttaatattttaataatttatttattacaaatacttgataagtttaaaataattaagaagaaaaatcaATTTCGTATATAAATAGAGAGAGAAAAACatacttaattatttattatataaaaaaattctttatccGAAATAAAACtaagtatttaaaaataaattttgataaattcGTTAGAGCAAAAACTCACTTTGATTATAACAGTCGATAATACACACATccgattattaaaataatataattcttGCAACTATAACATATCACAACCTGAATTGTagtaagagaaaataaataaaaatatgaattaaaactaaaaaacaatGTGTATATCTCAGTGAGAATTTTACAATTTAACTATAACTTTTCTAAGGATGAACAATTTTTCGCTAACGACAAACTTAAATTAGAAATCCATGATTAGTTTAGCGTAATTTGTGATGAACAAAAAGAATTTTTCACCCTTCTTGCGTAATTGTCTACTAATCACGCACATGGacaattttttatcattaaaacattgttatttttaattaacttgGCAGTCTAATATTAATGCTAAAATATATCTTAAATCATCAATATTTTATCTCATAACTATAATGTTAAATTGATAGTTATTATGCATGTTACGTCATTcttaatgataataattaacAAGAATTATTAATAGCAATTATGAATAATAGTTAAGGGgctaaaatgaataaaaaaatatttctattatatGTTACACTAGTAGTCTACATGGTTAGACAATAAAGACTAAAAACGTCGACAAATAGCAATGAAgagactaaaattaataatatatatatgaactaaaaagtaaatttcataaaatatttagatacaaaaaatatattaattaaaaagttaaaatcaaatttaactattattaagaaaactacaaatattaatatcaaaggcatataatatattaatataataaattttaaaattataat includes:
- the LOC137835758 gene encoding carbamoyl phosphate synthase arginine-specific large chain, chloroplastic, with translation MPMAYCISHFPKLPLLPSLPNSPSRSSALLTSPKPLPQNHALPKTLRACPSSRVKPTLPVRCSTVAVAEPASIVGKRTDIKKILILGAGPIVIGQACEFDYSGTQACKALREEGYEVVLINSNPATIMTDPETADRTYITPMTPELVERVLESERPDALLPTMGGQTALNLAVALAESGALEKYGVELIGAKLEAIKKAEDRELFKQAMENIGIKTPPSGIGTTLDECLSIANDIGEYPLIVRPAFTLGGTGGGIAYNREDLLEICKAGLAASLTTQVLIEKSLLGWKEYELEVMRDLADNVVIICSIENIDPMGVHTGDSITVAPAQTLTDKEYQRLRDYSIAIIREIGVECGGSNVQFAVNPEDGEVMVIEMNPRVSRSSALASKATGFPIAKMAAKLSVGYSLDQIPNDITKKTPASFEPSIDYVVTKIPRFAFEKFPGSQPILTTQMKSVGEAMAVGRTFQESFQKAVRSLEHGYSGWGCAQVKELNYDLEQLKYNLRVPNPERIHAIYAAMKRGMQIDEIFELSFIDKWFLTQLKELVDVESFLLSHNLSDLTNVDFFEVKRRGFSDKQIAFATKSSEKEVRNRRLSLGVTPAYKRVDTCAAEFEANTPYMYSSYDFECESAPTTRKKVLILGGGPNRIGQGIEFDYCCCHASFALQDAGYETIMVNSNPETVSTDYDTSDRLYFEPLTVEDVLNIIDLERPDGIIVQFGGQTPLKLSLPLQQYLDELKPICASGVGHVRIWGTSPDSIDIAEDRERFNVMLHDLKIEHPKGGIARSETDALAIAADIGYPVVVRPSYVLGGRAMEIVYSDDKLVKYLENAVEVDPERPVLIDKYLSDACEIDVDALADSQGNVVIGGIMEHIEQAGIHSGDSACSIPTRTVPSTCLETIRSWTVNLAKRLNVCGLMNCQYAITPSGDVFLLEANPRASRTVPFVSKAIGHPLAKYASLVMSGKTLNDLQFTKEVIPKYVSVKEAVLPFSKFPGCDVFLSPEMRSTGEVMGIDPSYNIAFAKAQIAAGQKLPLSGTVFLSLNDLTKPHLQKIAKAFVENGFRIVATSGTAHVLNLANIPAEPVLKLHEGRPHAGDMIANGDIQLMVVTSSDDALDRIDGMALRRMALDYKVPIVTTVNGAIATAEAIKSLKANSIKMIALQDFMDGVFKE